One stretch of Deinococcus aerophilus DNA includes these proteins:
- a CDS encoding zinc metallopeptidase produces the protein MFLGPYTLLILLVFVASMIIQAYLSSTYKKWGRVRNARGLTGADVARMMLDENGLRDVPVQAVPGNLTDHYDPLKKTVNLSESVFGVPSVGAMAVAAHEVGHALQDKAHMPALVLRSKMAVPLSLGMNLAPWLLLAGFLLKLSGLLWLGVILFGGALIFHLVTLPVEFDASRRALAYLDTRGLNGTAEGHSGAKNVLTAAALTYVAGFAMALAQFLNILSIARSSD, from the coding sequence ATACCCTCCTGATTCTGCTGGTCTTCGTCGCCTCGATGATTATTCAGGCGTACCTGAGTAGCACCTACAAGAAGTGGGGCCGGGTGCGCAATGCCCGCGGCCTGACCGGTGCGGACGTCGCACGCATGATGCTCGACGAGAACGGCCTGCGCGACGTGCCGGTCCAGGCCGTGCCGGGCAACCTCACCGACCACTACGACCCTCTCAAGAAGACCGTGAACCTGTCCGAGAGCGTGTTCGGCGTGCCCAGCGTCGGCGCCATGGCGGTCGCGGCCCACGAGGTCGGCCACGCCCTGCAGGACAAGGCGCATATGCCGGCGCTGGTGCTGCGCAGCAAGATGGCCGTGCCACTGAGCCTGGGCATGAACCTGGCTCCGTGGCTGCTGCTGGCCGGTTTCCTCCTGAAGCTCTCGGGCCTGCTGTGGCTGGGCGTGATCCTGTTCGGCGGCGCCCTGATCTTCCATCTGGTGACCCTGCCGGTGGAGTTCGACGCGAGCCGCCGGGCCCTGGCTTACCTGGACACGCGCGGCCTGAACGGCACGGCCGAGGGCCACAGCGGCGCAAAGAATGTGCTGACCGCCGCCGCCCTGACCTACGTGGCCGGGTTTGCGATGGCGCTGGCACAGTTCCTGAACATCCTGAGCATTGCCCGCAGCAGCGACTGA